A single region of the Salarchaeum japonicum genome encodes:
- a CDS encoding alpha/beta fold hydrolase, whose translation MYADVNGAELYYEVLGEENDDAIVILHGGPGISDHQKGKQAYEALADDYEVVVYDHRGCGQSSLTKPYSNEQYAADVEGLREELDLGEIAIIGGSYGGFITQEYATTYGDDLAGFVLRDTAPTGEYEENAWENARESWDELKAHAFDIPDITWDEFSRVMDGDVRSDEEFERVWLGMLPLYEPDMSQFDADAAREGVDSLDFHHETHNVMFTEEYPTMDYTDGLPDVETPALVTVGRHDWITPPEASVEIADLFPDSRLVVFENSGHSPNLDQHDQYIARVREFFAEIGFGPAADGGEN comes from the coding sequence ATGTATGCAGATGTCAACGGCGCGGAGCTGTACTACGAGGTCCTCGGTGAGGAGAACGACGACGCCATTGTCATCCTCCATGGCGGCCCCGGAATCAGCGACCACCAGAAAGGAAAACAGGCCTACGAAGCGCTCGCCGACGACTACGAAGTCGTCGTGTATGATCACCGCGGCTGCGGTCAGTCCAGCCTCACGAAACCCTACTCAAACGAACAGTACGCCGCCGACGTAGAGGGACTGCGCGAGGAACTCGACCTCGGCGAAATCGCCATTATCGGCGGATCCTACGGCGGATTCATCACTCAGGAGTACGCGACCACGTACGGCGACGACCTCGCCGGGTTTGTCCTCCGCGACACCGCCCCGACCGGCGAATACGAGGAGAACGCCTGGGAGAACGCCCGCGAATCCTGGGATGAACTCAAAGCACACGCCTTCGACATCCCCGACATCACGTGGGACGAGTTCTCTCGCGTGATGGACGGGGACGTCCGATCCGACGAGGAGTTCGAGCGCGTCTGGCTCGGGATGCTCCCGCTCTACGAACCCGATATGAGTCAGTTCGACGCGGACGCCGCCCGCGAGGGTGTCGACTCCCTCGACTTCCACCACGAGACGCACAACGTCATGTTCACCGAAGAGTACCCCACCATGGACTACACGGACGGTCTGCCCGACGTCGAGACGCCGGCGCTCGTCACCGTCGGCCGCCACGACTGGATCACGCCGCCCGAAGCGAGCGTCGAGATAGCCGACCTCTTCCCGGACTCCCGTCTCGTCGTCTTCGAGAACTCGGGGCACTCCCCGAACCTCGACCAGCACGACCAGTACATCGCTCGCGTCCGCGAGTTCTTCGCCGAAATCGGGTTCGGGCCCGCGGCCGACGGAGGTGAAAACTGA
- a CDS encoding archaea-specific SMC-related protein: protein MTFELTVRNVGGIDELETTFGDGVTLLSGPNASNKTSLLHALTFALGSDDVPLRSGTSRAEVTLSNGDRSVTRTAERAGTGLSVSGESWLGDADNADDLVSFATFLEFNDLRAAVRNGDSFEETLKAPLEVSSLEAERAAKIAEKQSLEDDRDDLEGAADDLADVEASLSEARERVASLEDDLDDLLARTTADEDDELAALRDRRTDLAAERDEQRRRVENTEDAIERLENRLETVEADLADARSTADEHDAAELRAEKERLERRVAERENRLDVLQSVLTANREMLNGDFTGALGQDAGLTGDEYACWACGQNAPESAFEGTLDDLVDLVERDRERLEDHRPRIEAVSEDLAAAEDAAARVRDLEADRREVVESLRERRSSLATQRERLEELEGDLDDLDERIAAREHERAAEADGVVAEIEETRAALRDARSTVGRLEDRRRRLESAVAEYEELEKRIAELSSDITALTDRIENAEAELRESFNEAMDDLVSVLEFERVQRVWLDGDFELVIAREVEGAVQQESVRHLAESERELIGLVLCLAGCLTYDVPEAVPVVAVDSMGAFDVVRAQRLVEYVGDRVDHLLVAMHPDRASALEFSVTEIRDALSA, encoded by the coding sequence ATGACGTTCGAACTCACAGTCCGGAACGTTGGCGGTATCGACGAACTCGAAACGACTTTCGGCGACGGCGTGACGTTGCTCTCGGGGCCGAACGCGTCGAACAAGACTTCGCTCTTGCACGCGCTCACGTTCGCGCTGGGAAGCGACGACGTCCCGTTGCGGAGCGGCACGTCGCGCGCGGAGGTGACGCTGTCGAACGGCGACCGGTCGGTGACGCGAACCGCGGAACGCGCGGGGACGGGACTCTCCGTTTCGGGCGAATCGTGGTTGGGCGACGCGGACAACGCGGACGACCTCGTCTCGTTCGCCACGTTCCTCGAGTTCAACGACCTCCGCGCGGCGGTGCGGAACGGCGACTCCTTCGAGGAGACGCTGAAAGCGCCGCTCGAAGTGTCGTCGCTGGAGGCGGAGCGCGCGGCGAAGATAGCCGAGAAGCAGTCCCTGGAGGACGACCGCGACGACCTCGAAGGTGCGGCGGACGACCTCGCGGACGTGGAGGCGTCCCTCTCGGAGGCGCGCGAGCGGGTCGCGTCGCTGGAGGACGACCTCGACGACTTGCTCGCGCGCACGACCGCCGACGAGGACGACGAACTGGCGGCGCTCCGCGACCGCCGCACCGACCTCGCGGCCGAACGTGACGAGCAGCGGCGGCGCGTCGAGAACACGGAGGACGCCATCGAGCGCCTCGAGAACCGGCTGGAAACCGTCGAAGCCGACCTCGCGGACGCGCGGTCGACGGCCGACGAGCACGACGCCGCGGAGTTACGGGCGGAGAAGGAGCGCCTGGAGCGACGGGTGGCGGAGCGCGAGAACCGCCTGGACGTGTTGCAGTCGGTACTGACCGCGAATCGAGAAATGCTGAATGGCGACTTTACGGGCGCGCTCGGGCAGGACGCGGGCCTCACCGGGGACGAGTACGCGTGCTGGGCGTGCGGGCAGAACGCGCCCGAGTCCGCGTTCGAGGGGACGCTCGACGACCTCGTCGACCTCGTCGAACGCGACCGCGAGCGACTGGAAGACCACCGCCCGCGTATCGAGGCGGTGTCGGAGGACTTGGCGGCAGCGGAGGACGCGGCGGCGCGCGTCCGCGACCTGGAGGCAGACCGCCGCGAGGTCGTGGAGTCGCTGCGGGAACGGCGGTCGTCGCTCGCCACCCAGCGCGAGCGGCTGGAGGAACTCGAAGGAGACCTCGACGACCTCGACGAGCGAATCGCGGCGCGAGAGCACGAGCGCGCCGCGGAGGCGGACGGCGTGGTGGCGGAGATCGAGGAGACGCGGGCCGCGCTCCGGGACGCGCGTTCGACGGTAGGGCGGCTCGAAGACCGCCGTAGACGTCTGGAGTCGGCGGTCGCGGAGTACGAGGAGTTGGAGAAGCGAATCGCGGAGCTCTCGTCGGATATCACGGCGTTGACCGACCGCATCGAGAACGCCGAGGCGGAGTTGCGCGAGTCGTTCAACGAGGCGATGGACGACCTGGTGTCCGTGCTGGAGTTTGAGCGCGTGCAGCGCGTGTGGTTGGACGGCGACTTCGAGTTGGTCATCGCGCGGGAGGTCGAGGGTGCCGTCCAGCAGGAGAGCGTGCGGCATCTCGCGGAGTCCGAACGTGAACTCATCGGGCTGGTGCTGTGTCTCGCGGGGTGTCTGACGTACGACGTGCCGGAGGCGGTTCCGGTGGTGGCTGTCGATTCGATGGGTGCGTTCGACGTGGTTCGCGCGCAGCGGCTCGTGGAGTACGTGGGGGATCGCGTGGATCATCTGCTCGTGGCGATGCATCCGGATCGGGCGTCGGCGCTCGAGTTCTCCGTGACGGAGATCCGGGACGCGCTGTCGGCGTAG
- the rdfA gene encoding rod-determining factor RdfA: protein MTTYGCKVCRLFDEYDLTGYEERLVDQWTADGSRRKGYRSLADWLNVALLRNTMDRAGLQTLGDEAESKYERLQGDDATAAEVRNVLREEGVPIDDLESDFVSYAVVRTHLKDCLGVERTDTSTTDSNWEEDALDIAASHAESKASEAVSSLTTKNRLSAGGDLAVHATVEVECENCRTRVPVERALHRGYVCQCNS, encoded by the coding sequence ATGACGACGTACGGCTGCAAGGTGTGTCGACTATTCGACGAGTACGACCTCACGGGATACGAGGAACGGCTCGTCGACCAGTGGACGGCCGACGGGTCGCGCCGGAAGGGCTATCGGTCGCTCGCCGACTGGTTGAACGTCGCGCTCCTCCGGAACACGATGGATCGCGCCGGCCTCCAGACGCTCGGCGACGAGGCCGAATCGAAGTACGAGCGCCTCCAGGGGGACGACGCGACCGCGGCCGAGGTGCGGAACGTCCTCCGCGAGGAGGGCGTCCCCATCGACGACCTCGAGTCCGACTTCGTCTCGTACGCCGTCGTCAGAACCCACCTCAAAGACTGCCTCGGCGTCGAACGAACCGACACCTCGACGACCGACAGCAACTGGGAGGAGGACGCCCTCGACATCGCGGCGAGCCACGCCGAGTCGAAGGCGAGCGAGGCCGTCTCCTCGCTCACGACCAAGAACCGCCTCAGCGCGGGCGGCGACCTCGCGGTGCACGCGACCGTCGAAGTCGAGTGCGAGAACTGCCGAACCCGTGTCCCCGTCGAGCGCGCGCTCCACCGCGGCTACGTCTGCCAGTGTAACTCATGA
- a CDS encoding AsnC family transcriptional regulator: MDSSRFDNVDDIDSRILQILAADPRAPYSEIAAQLEEAGYEMSTEGIRYRVSNLLEMTTVFFLLDPENVSWEIVRIAVEAVDEPGAKDATFDRLAEMRFWHVVRGIGTYDVYAVGMAPTLREIDELVTAIEEYEMVERVDHIVVTDRESNMDDYYMAPEYE, from the coding sequence ATGGATAGCTCACGATTCGACAACGTCGACGACATCGACAGCCGCATCCTCCAGATTCTCGCGGCGGATCCGCGTGCGCCCTACTCGGAGATAGCGGCGCAGTTGGAGGAGGCCGGCTACGAGATGTCGACCGAGGGAATCCGCTATCGGGTGTCGAACCTCCTGGAGATGACGACGGTGTTCTTCCTCCTCGACCCGGAGAACGTGAGCTGGGAGATCGTTCGTATCGCCGTGGAGGCGGTGGACGAACCGGGTGCGAAGGACGCTACGTTCGACCGGCTCGCGGAAATGCGGTTCTGGCATGTCGTCCGCGGTATCGGGACGTACGACGTGTACGCGGTCGGGATGGCGCCGACGCTCCGCGAAATTGACGAGCTCGTGACGGCTATCGAGGAGTACGAGATGGTCGAGCGCGTCGACCACATCGTCGTGACGGATCGCGAGAGCAACATGGACGATTACTACATGGCTCCCGAATACGAATGA
- a CDS encoding dipeptidase, with the protein MGRDKRYDQYESYDYLDDDAYEQFDLPAVHAGFDPYEVPLSDDEEARLNAVLDDTVISLHDHPFYFPEHLSEDIQDYIRAGRARTAFEALSETPLDAVFDMHLDGLSHIHSHHGWKWSEIVHDVTMRAADIQHSDYGIRASGVEDIERARENGQLAFVPALESAAMIENELDRLDQLYGMGIRSIGVTYDASNSLGAGKGGVYEVDGGLTTFGVDAIARMNDLGLAVSTSHASKQTTLDVCDVTVKPIFDTHALAQGAGMGKRGTSDEELEAIAATGGVIGLLSSAHLPSIDEYMEHFEYLVDLVGIDHVAFGPDVLYGDHTELLRVLAADQGVELPESTLQTEYVRGLENPTEAWQNIPRWLVKEGYSDRDIEKILGENILRVLDETWA; encoded by the coding sequence ATGGGACGCGATAAGCGGTACGACCAGTACGAGTCGTACGACTATCTCGACGACGACGCCTACGAACAGTTCGACCTTCCCGCCGTTCACGCCGGTTTCGACCCCTACGAGGTTCCCCTGAGCGACGACGAGGAAGCCCGCCTCAACGCCGTTCTCGACGACACCGTTATCTCCCTCCACGACCACCCATTCTACTTCCCCGAACACCTCTCCGAGGACATCCAGGACTACATTCGCGCCGGCCGCGCGCGCACCGCGTTCGAAGCGCTCTCCGAGACGCCGCTCGACGCCGTGTTCGACATGCACCTCGACGGGCTCTCGCACATCCACTCCCACCACGGTTGGAAGTGGAGCGAGATCGTCCACGACGTGACGATGCGCGCCGCCGACATCCAGCACTCTGACTACGGGATTCGCGCGAGCGGCGTCGAGGACATCGAACGCGCCCGCGAGAACGGCCAACTCGCGTTCGTTCCCGCTCTCGAATCGGCGGCGATGATAGAGAACGAACTCGACCGCCTCGACCAGCTCTACGGCATGGGCATCCGGTCTATCGGCGTGACGTACGACGCCTCGAACAGCCTCGGCGCCGGGAAGGGTGGCGTCTACGAGGTAGACGGCGGTCTTACGACGTTCGGCGTCGACGCCATCGCGCGCATGAACGACCTCGGTCTCGCGGTGAGCACCAGTCACGCGAGCAAGCAGACCACGCTCGACGTGTGCGACGTGACGGTCAAACCGATATTCGACACGCACGCACTCGCGCAGGGCGCGGGCATGGGCAAACGCGGCACGAGCGACGAGGAACTCGAAGCCATCGCGGCGACCGGCGGCGTCATCGGCCTGCTCTCCTCCGCCCACCTCCCGTCCATCGACGAGTACATGGAGCACTTCGAGTACCTCGTCGACCTCGTGGGCATCGACCACGTCGCGTTCGGCCCGGACGTCCTGTACGGCGACCACACAGAGTTGCTCCGCGTGCTCGCCGCCGACCAGGGCGTCGAACTCCCCGAGTCTACCCTCCAGACCGAGTACGTTCGCGGGCTGGAGAACCCGACGGAGGCCTGGCAGAACATCCCGCGCTGGCTCGTCAAGGAGGGCTACTCGGACCGCGACATCGAGAAAATCCTCGGCGAGAACATCCTCCGCGTCCTCGACGAGACGTGGGCGTGA
- a CDS encoding MATE family efflux transporter: MGVRRQIERVFKGPEEFDLTSGSIGKPLFYLSLPIVITNLFQTAYNLADTFWLGQYNTDALAAISFAFPMVFLLISLGMGVSVAGSVLVAQFTGAGEEREAEYAASQTITFAVIISVVLGGVGYFFVSDFLSLMGASADVLPLATSYMEVISLGLLFMFGFAVFISLMRGYGDTITPMVVMFGSVVLNIVLDPFLIFGWTVVENAPVVGTIAFPELGIQGAAIATVFSRALALVVGLAIMFGGRRGVQIHLRDMAPDIDYLRRLVRIGGPASVEGSGRAISMNLLLFIVAFFPDAVVAAYGVGTRVFSVVFLPAIAISRGVETMTGQNMGAGQPDRAAAAATLASKVLFVVLALTGLLVFAFPEPIISAFVGADQANADQVVSVGAEFLRYVALTFGFIGVTQAFVGSFRGAGKTLTAAVISVVILGFVRFPIAWFASGPLDETGIWVAFAVSNVLGGVLAYAWYKRGTWRDADLTEDRVDAEEVAATDD, translated from the coding sequence ATGGGCGTCCGCCGGCAGATAGAACGCGTCTTCAAGGGCCCCGAGGAGTTCGACCTCACGTCCGGCAGCATCGGCAAACCCCTGTTCTACCTCTCGCTGCCCATCGTCATCACGAACCTCTTCCAGACCGCGTACAACCTCGCGGACACCTTCTGGCTCGGCCAGTACAACACCGACGCCCTCGCCGCCATCAGCTTCGCGTTCCCGATGGTGTTCCTCCTCATCTCCCTCGGCATGGGCGTCTCCGTCGCCGGAAGCGTCCTCGTCGCCCAGTTCACGGGCGCGGGCGAGGAACGCGAAGCCGAGTACGCCGCCTCCCAGACCATCACGTTCGCCGTCATCATCTCCGTCGTGCTCGGCGGCGTCGGGTACTTCTTCGTCAGCGACTTCCTCTCCCTGATGGGCGCGTCCGCCGACGTGCTCCCGCTCGCCACCAGCTACATGGAAGTCATCTCGCTCGGCCTCCTCTTCATGTTCGGGTTCGCCGTCTTCATCTCCCTCATGCGGGGGTACGGCGACACCATCACGCCGATGGTCGTCATGTTCGGCTCCGTCGTCCTCAACATCGTCCTCGACCCCTTCCTCATCTTCGGCTGGACGGTCGTCGAGAACGCCCCCGTCGTCGGCACGATAGCGTTCCCCGAACTCGGCATCCAGGGCGCGGCCATCGCCACCGTGTTCTCGCGGGCGCTCGCGCTCGTCGTCGGCCTCGCCATCATGTTCGGCGGCCGCCGCGGCGTCCAGATACACCTCCGCGACATGGCTCCCGACATCGACTACCTCCGCCGCCTCGTCCGCATCGGCGGCCCGGCGTCCGTCGAGGGGAGCGGGCGCGCCATCTCGATGAACCTCCTCCTGTTCATCGTCGCGTTCTTCCCCGACGCGGTCGTCGCCGCGTACGGCGTCGGCACGCGCGTGTTCTCCGTCGTTTTCCTCCCCGCAATCGCCATCTCCCGGGGCGTCGAGACGATGACCGGCCAGAACATGGGCGCGGGCCAACCCGACCGCGCCGCCGCGGCCGCCACCCTCGCGAGCAAAGTGCTGTTCGTCGTGCTCGCGCTCACCGGTCTCCTCGTGTTCGCGTTCCCCGAACCGATCATCTCCGCGTTCGTCGGGGCCGACCAGGCGAACGCCGACCAGGTCGTCTCCGTCGGCGCGGAGTTCCTCCGGTACGTCGCGCTCACGTTCGGGTTCATCGGCGTGACGCAGGCCTTCGTCGGGAGTTTCCGCGGCGCGGGGAAGACGCTCACCGCGGCCGTCATCTCCGTCGTCATCCTCGGGTTCGTCCGGTTCCCCATCGCGTGGTTCGCGTCCGGCCCGCTCGACGAGACCGGTATCTGGGTGGCGTTCGCCGTCTCGAACGTCCTCGGCGGCGTGCTCGCCTACGCGTGGTACAAGCGCGGCACCTGGCGGGACGCCGACCTCACGGAAGACCGGGTCGACGCGGAAGAAGTAGCCGCGACGGACGACTAG
- a CDS encoding TRAM domain-containing protein encodes MDTTTLITLGAVAVVLVGGAAVFLWRRSSADERESRRAHEAAQEREPPVELGETYEFGVTEFTDHHSGERVAVGKVEGFVVFTEDVPDSVREGDVIRAKILSFNQGKTSADATFVETA; translated from the coding sequence ATGGACACGACGACGCTCATCACGCTCGGCGCTGTCGCCGTGGTGTTGGTCGGTGGCGCGGCGGTCTTCCTGTGGCGGCGGTCGTCCGCCGACGAGCGCGAATCCCGGCGCGCGCACGAGGCCGCGCAGGAACGCGAACCGCCCGTCGAACTCGGAGAGACGTACGAGTTCGGCGTCACGGAGTTCACCGACCACCACTCCGGCGAGCGCGTCGCCGTCGGGAAGGTCGAGGGGTTCGTCGTCTTCACCGAGGACGTTCCGGACTCCGTGCGCGAGGGCGACGTGATTCGCGCGAAAATCCTCTCCTTCAATCAGGGGAAGACGTCGGCGGACGCGACGTTCGTCGAGACCGCCTAG
- a CDS encoding sensor histidine kinase, whose amino-acid sequence MDGLLLAHVAVFAVSAVLCAVSIPRALAIQHADTRWGLVGLLGSVGLWAAGYVGYLVAPTNALREAFYILGFSFAFVAVGAFLYFCAAYTGRPPRRVPYRKTALAAFAVVVGLKVTNPLHEFYFTTEWTTTPFPHLAVVHQPAYWLILGLSYALTAVGFFMLLERFYRTGTDSRPLVVLLVLTGVPALATTLGEEIDWLLPLMYEPPGVALFAVGVLFVYARRFEAIRLTSNATDPAVFLDADGRVRDYNTAALAILPSLDGSVGAPIDRVNDLLAAELDDPGVVAVEDDTTRYYQVSTAPFTAGDARMGQLVTLTDVTDRETYRRQLESKTEQLEALTRVVRHDIRNDMTVITGWGETLRDHVDDDGRDALDRVLRTADHVVDVTDTVGEFLDALSGAASLDLRPVSLHRTLTAELAAVRESHPDADYAVEGAIPDVDVRATGLLSSVFRNLLENAARHSDRDTPSVTVSCTERDDTVEIRVADDGPGIPDAQKSRLFDRGEKGAASPGSGIGLYLVQTLVEQFDGTVHVEDNDPRGAVFVVELERAV is encoded by the coding sequence ATGGACGGTCTCCTCCTCGCGCACGTCGCGGTGTTCGCGGTGTCCGCGGTTCTCTGCGCGGTGAGCATTCCGCGCGCGCTCGCCATCCAGCACGCAGACACTCGCTGGGGGCTCGTGGGACTGCTGGGGTCTGTGGGACTGTGGGCCGCGGGCTACGTCGGCTACCTGGTCGCACCGACGAACGCCCTCCGGGAGGCGTTCTACATCCTCGGGTTCAGTTTCGCGTTCGTCGCGGTCGGCGCGTTCCTCTACTTCTGCGCGGCGTACACGGGCCGGCCGCCGCGGCGCGTGCCCTATCGGAAGACCGCGCTCGCGGCGTTCGCGGTCGTCGTCGGCCTGAAAGTGACGAACCCCCTCCACGAGTTCTACTTCACGACCGAGTGGACGACCACGCCGTTCCCCCACCTCGCCGTCGTCCACCAGCCCGCGTACTGGCTCATCCTCGGCCTCTCGTACGCGCTCACCGCTGTCGGCTTCTTCATGTTGCTCGAACGGTTCTACCGCACCGGCACCGACAGCCGACCGCTCGTCGTCCTGCTCGTCCTGACGGGCGTGCCCGCGCTCGCGACGACGCTCGGCGAGGAAATCGACTGGCTCCTCCCACTGATGTACGAACCGCCCGGGGTCGCGCTGTTCGCGGTCGGCGTCCTGTTCGTGTACGCCCGCCGGTTCGAGGCGATTCGCCTCACGAGCAACGCCACCGACCCCGCCGTGTTCCTCGACGCGGACGGCCGCGTCCGCGACTACAACACCGCCGCGCTCGCCATCCTCCCGAGCCTGGACGGGTCGGTCGGCGCGCCGATAGACCGCGTGAACGACCTGCTCGCCGCCGAACTCGACGACCCCGGCGTCGTCGCCGTCGAGGACGACACCACGCGGTACTACCAGGTGTCCACGGCCCCGTTCACCGCGGGGGACGCCCGGATGGGCCAGCTCGTCACGCTCACCGACGTGACCGACCGTGAGACCTACCGCCGCCAACTGGAGTCGAAGACCGAACAGCTCGAAGCCCTCACGCGGGTCGTCCGCCACGACATCCGCAACGACATGACCGTCATCACCGGCTGGGGCGAAACCCTCCGCGACCACGTGGACGACGACGGCCGGGACGCCCTCGACCGCGTGCTCCGGACGGCAGACCACGTCGTGGACGTGACGGACACCGTCGGCGAGTTCCTCGACGCGCTCTCCGGCGCGGCCAGCCTCGACCTCCGCCCCGTCTCCCTCCACCGAACCCTCACCGCGGAACTCGCCGCCGTCCGCGAATCCCACCCCGACGCCGACTACGCCGTCGAGGGCGCGATTCCGGACGTGGACGTGCGCGCGACCGGCCTCCTCTCCTCGGTGTTCCGGAACCTCCTCGAAAACGCCGCCCGCCACTCGGACCGCGACACCCCGTCCGTCACCGTCTCCTGCACCGAACGCGACGACACCGTCGAAATCCGGGTCGCCGACGACGGCCCCGGCATCCCCGACGCCCAGAAATCCCGGCTGTTCGACCGCGGCGAGAAAGGCGCGGCCAGCCCCGGTTCCGGCATCGGCCTCTACCTCGTCCAGACGCTCGTCGAACAGTTCGACGGCACCGTCCACGTCGAGGACAACGACCCACGGGGCGCGGTGTTCGTCGTCGAACTGGAACGCGCGGTGTAG
- a CDS encoding dolichyl-phosphate hexose transferase: protein MGTYNEEAAIDTVLTDIAAVTDDRANVVCVDSSQDRTPEIAREHGATVVEQPPQGYGVAVHEAITTPDRPVVVTTDCDDTYPMERLPDFLDAINDGYDVVSGDRLYHGADAMPDTNRYGNIAFALLASLLLGERVHDTTTGMRAYRRRVIEDITWTENTGLSAELLLRPLARGYRVRELPIDYRERAGETTLDPLTGGLAIAKSILTVGVEERHR from the coding sequence AGAAGCAGCCATCGACACGGTTCTCACCGACATCGCCGCGGTCACCGACGACCGAGCGAACGTCGTCTGCGTCGATAGCTCACAGGATCGAACGCCCGAGATAGCACGCGAACACGGCGCGACCGTCGTCGAACAACCCCCGCAGGGGTACGGCGTCGCCGTGCACGAAGCCATCACCACGCCCGACCGACCCGTCGTCGTCACCACCGACTGCGACGACACCTACCCGATGGAACGACTCCCCGACTTCCTCGACGCGATCAACGACGGCTACGACGTCGTCAGCGGCGACCGCCTCTACCACGGCGCGGACGCGATGCCCGACACCAACCGGTACGGGAACATCGCGTTCGCCCTCCTCGCATCGCTCCTCCTCGGGGAGCGCGTCCACGACACCACCACCGGTATGCGCGCGTATCGCCGTCGCGTCATCGAGGACATCACGTGGACGGAAAACACCGGACTCTCCGCCGAACTCCTCCTCCGCCCGCTCGCCCGCGGGTATCGGGTTCGCGAACTCCCCATCGACTACCGCGAACGCGCCGGTGAGACGACGCTCGACCCCCTCACGGGCGGCCTCGCGATCGCAAAATCAATCCTCACCGTCGGCGTCGAGGAACGACACCGCTGA